From a single Nicotiana tomentosiformis chromosome 2, ASM39032v3, whole genome shotgun sequence genomic region:
- the LOC138905215 gene encoding uncharacterized protein: MPLTRNQAISRRLDIAVGEGTSQERSRDPSTTPTVWKEFSKAFLRHYLPAEIRQARADKFLNLQQGNMSVQEYNMQFDSSARYAPHMVAEMSDRVHLFVNGLVPYLINECTTTSLVEGMDISLIQAYAQTLEDHKRQQREDREQDRGQHKRARFEGYPDDFRGSIRPQSSRSSAPPVASALP; this comes from the exons atgcctttgACTAGGAATCAAGCGATTAGTAGACGGCTTGATatagctgtgggagagggtaccagtcag GAGAGATCCAGGGATCCGAGCACTACTCCAactgtgtggaaggaattttctaaggcttttcttcgtcactacttgccagctgagatacgacaagctagagctgataagttcttgaaccttcaaCAAGGTAATATGAGCGTGCAAGAGTATAATATGCAGTTTGATTCTtcagcaaggtatgctccccatatggtggccgagatgagcgaTAGGGTacacctgttcgtgaacgggttggtaCCATAtttgataaatgagtgcacgacaacctccttggtagagggcatggatatttcccttattcaggcttatgcccagacacTAGAGGATcataagcgccagcaaagggaagatagggagcaggataggggccagcataagagggcgaggtTTGAAGGGTATCCTGATGACTTCAGAGGTAGTATCAGGCCCcagtcttcgaggagttcggcgccacctgtagctagtgctcttCCATAG